The Candidatus Dadabacteria bacterium genome has a segment encoding these proteins:
- the guaB gene encoding IMP dehydrogenase has product MPEKKIEQALTFDDILLVPSLSGVLPGDADVSTPLTKSINLKIPLISAAMDTVTESRTAIAMAQEGGIGVIHRNLDVASQAAEVEKVKKFESGMIVSPLTVRPSQTASEALEVMNSRGITGLPVTEDDGTLVGIITNRDLRFEKRLSKSVRDIMTPKERLVTVREGKVTTEKATGLLHKFRIEKLPVVDAKFRLKGMITMKDIEKIRRFPDASKDNLGRLRCAAAVGVGPDRDERVDAALSAGCDVIFVDTAHAHSDRVIESVRGIKKNFGGIEVVAGNIVTREAASALISAGADALKVGVGPGSICTTRVVAGVGMPQITAISDVCSVARKRGVPVIADGGIKFSGDVVKALAFGASSVMIGNMFAGTDEAPGETVLFQGRTYKVYRGMGSLEAMRGGLSRDRYAQEDIAESGKLVPEGIEGRVPYRGSLGGVVYQIVGGLRAGMGYAGCGNIKQLNKYSKFVRITNAGHREGHVHDVIITREAPNYGME; this is encoded by the coding sequence ATGCCCGAAAAAAAGATTGAACAGGCTCTCACTTTTGACGACATACTGCTTGTTCCGTCTCTTTCCGGCGTTTTGCCCGGTGATGCGGATGTTTCAACCCCGCTCACAAAATCCATCAATCTGAAAATCCCCCTGATAAGCGCCGCCATGGACACCGTTACGGAGTCCAGAACCGCGATAGCGATGGCTCAGGAGGGGGGAATCGGGGTGATTCACAGAAACCTTGACGTTGCCTCACAGGCGGCGGAGGTTGAAAAGGTGAAGAAGTTTGAGAGCGGCATGATAGTCAGCCCTCTCACCGTGCGGCCCTCCCAAACCGCAAGCGAGGCGCTTGAGGTGATGAACTCAAGGGGCATTACCGGGCTTCCCGTAACCGAGGATGACGGGACGCTTGTCGGCATAATCACCAACCGCGACCTCAGGTTTGAAAAGCGCCTGTCAAAGTCCGTCCGCGACATCATGACCCCGAAAGAGCGGCTGGTTACCGTCCGTGAGGGCAAGGTGACAACCGAGAAAGCGACCGGCCTTCTTCACAAATTCCGCATAGAGAAACTTCCCGTTGTTGACGCAAAGTTCCGTCTCAAAGGGATGATAACGATGAAAGACATTGAGAAAATACGCAGATTCCCCGATGCCTCAAAAGACAATCTGGGGCGGCTCAGGTGCGCGGCGGCGGTGGGTGTGGGACCCGACCGCGATGAGAGGGTTGACGCCGCGCTGTCCGCCGGGTGCGATGTCATATTTGTTGACACCGCGCACGCGCATTCCGACAGGGTCATTGAGAGCGTGCGCGGGATAAAGAAAAACTTCGGCGGCATTGAGGTTGTGGCGGGCAACATTGTAACCCGCGAGGCCGCAAGCGCGCTTATCTCCGCCGGGGCGGACGCGCTTAAGGTGGGTGTGGGTCCCGGCTCCATCTGCACCACAAGGGTTGTCGCCGGTGTGGGCATGCCGCAGATAACGGCCATTTCGGATGTCTGTTCGGTGGCGCGCAAGCGCGGCGTTCCCGTCATTGCGGACGGCGGGATCAAGTTTTCGGGGGATGTGGTAAAGGCGCTCGCGTTCGGGGCGTCTTCGGTGATGATAGGCAACATGTTTGCCGGAACGGACGAGGCCCCCGGGGAGACGGTTCTTTTTCAGGGCAGAACATACAAGGTTTACAGGGGCATGGGCTCTCTTGAGGCGATGCGCGGCGGGCTCAGCCGCGACCGCTACGCTCAGGAAGACATAGCGGAGTCCGGCAAACTGGTTCCCGAAGGCATAGAGGGCAGAGTTCCCTACAGGGGCAGCCTTGGGGGTGTGGTTTATCAGATAGTCGGCGGATTGAGAGCCGGAATGGGATATGCGGGTTGCGGGAACATCAAGCAGTTGAACAAATATTCAAAGTTTGTCCGCATAACAAACGCGGGGCACAGAGAGGGGCATGTTCACGATGTCATAATCACCCGCGAGGCGCCGAATTACGGTATGGAATAG